A genomic window from Neorhodopirellula lusitana includes:
- a CDS encoding divalent metal cation transporter, producing MAPTSNSHSPDNSSSSGSTTQPAVSDKVASDRELLRQAQAEGKTLGAYVKLSGPGWLQSAITLGGGSLAGSLFLGVLGGTSMLWLQLVAIILGVVMLSAISYVTLSTGRRPFEAIKTEINPALAWGWLIATVMANMIFCMPQFSLCYDALDKNLTTLGGGTGLGGSLAVKWGVTAALFVAAGFIVLLNTKQGKAAKFFDIFLKALIGMVVICFFGVAILLFAKGQVSLGAVLSGMIPDFSQFIAPAGDLRDMVAGLPEESQSYWTSRLMGTQRSVMIAAIATAVGINMTFLLPYSMLARGWDKPFRGLARFDLSTGMAIPFVLVTTCVVIAASSSFHNRIDDQLASTNVAEMLESPTFADVKKGLIARVDAKLGDAAESTSEEAKLEMIAALPEDEKRLASALVKRNAFQLSQTLAPLLGGDLAKAVFGLGVFGMGFSTIIILMLINGYAFREMFGKPDSDLLFKVGVLVAGGSGASWVWLWTDDATRFWLAIFASTFAAMLLPIAYITFFLMMNSKRILGDERPTGFSRIAWNVLMGLAVLGATAAAATAMYDKAIDPNNKAAFPTVITILVVYSIAVIAGFVMRGKKAGTESA from the coding sequence ATGGCTCCCACCTCCAATAGCCACTCGCCCGATAACTCTTCCTCCAGCGGATCAACCACTCAGCCTGCCGTCAGCGACAAGGTGGCTAGCGACCGCGAGCTTCTTCGTCAGGCCCAGGCGGAAGGCAAAACACTTGGTGCCTATGTCAAGCTGTCCGGACCTGGTTGGTTACAAAGTGCGATCACACTGGGCGGTGGTTCACTAGCTGGATCGCTCTTCTTGGGGGTGCTGGGCGGGACGTCGATGCTGTGGTTGCAATTGGTTGCGATCATCTTGGGCGTGGTCATGCTTTCCGCGATCAGCTACGTCACTCTTTCGACAGGCAGACGCCCGTTCGAAGCCATCAAAACCGAAATCAACCCTGCCCTGGCTTGGGGCTGGCTGATTGCGACCGTGATGGCCAACATGATCTTTTGCATGCCGCAGTTTAGCCTGTGCTACGACGCGTTAGACAAGAACCTGACCACGCTTGGCGGTGGCACTGGACTGGGTGGATCGCTGGCGGTGAAGTGGGGCGTGACGGCCGCGTTGTTCGTGGCGGCTGGTTTCATCGTTTTACTGAACACCAAACAAGGGAAGGCTGCGAAGTTCTTTGACATCTTCCTGAAAGCCCTGATCGGCATGGTCGTGATTTGCTTCTTCGGCGTCGCGATTCTGTTGTTTGCCAAGGGTCAAGTCAGCCTGGGTGCGGTCTTGTCCGGCATGATCCCAGACTTCAGCCAGTTCATTGCTCCGGCGGGCGACCTGCGTGATATGGTGGCCGGGTTGCCGGAGGAAAGTCAGTCTTACTGGACGAGCCGATTGATGGGGACCCAGCGAAGCGTGATGATTGCGGCGATCGCGACGGCCGTCGGAATCAACATGACGTTCCTGTTGCCCTATTCGATGCTGGCTCGCGGTTGGGACAAACCGTTTCGCGGCCTGGCTCGATTCGACCTGTCGACCGGCATGGCCATTCCTTTTGTCTTGGTAACGACCTGTGTCGTGATCGCGGCTTCGTCCTCGTTCCACAATCGCATCGACGATCAACTCGCGTCCACGAACGTGGCGGAAATGCTGGAATCGCCAACCTTTGCGGACGTCAAGAAAGGCCTGATCGCCCGCGTCGATGCGAAACTCGGTGACGCTGCGGAATCGACCAGCGAAGAAGCCAAACTGGAAATGATCGCGGCATTGCCGGAGGACGAAAAACGCCTGGCTTCCGCACTGGTCAAACGCAACGCGTTTCAGCTCTCTCAAACCCTGGCACCGCTCTTGGGTGGCGACCTCGCGAAGGCCGTCTTTGGCCTAGGGGTGTTCGGCATGGGGTTCTCCACCATCATCATTTTGATGCTGATCAACGGGTACGCATTCCGTGAAATGTTTGGCAAGCCGGACAGCGATCTTCTATTCAAGGTTGGCGTTTTGGTGGCCGGTGGCTCGGGAGCAAGTTGGGTGTGGTTGTGGACGGACGACGCGACTCGCTTCTGGCTGGCCATTTTTGCTAGCACGTTCGCCGCGATGTTGCTGCCAATTGCCTACATCACGTTCTTCTTGATGATGAACAGCAAACGGATCCTGGGTGATGAGCGACCGACTGGTTTCAGCCGAATCGCTTGGAACGTGTTGATGGGACTGGCCGTTTTGGGAGCCACTGCAGCCGCCGCGACCGCC